The proteins below come from a single Natrinema sp. SYSU A 869 genomic window:
- a CDS encoding MBL fold metallo-hydrolase, producing MDRISLGNEEFEGRNNAYVLADDGADELALVDTGLATDSVRRDLRDGLAERGYDFADVDDIVLTHFHVDHAGLAGEIQAESDATVYVHEADAPLVAQEPDAIAAVEDRRRERLEEWGVPEDARDELLAFLESAEIDGQPADPTPIEDGDRLEIGGRTLGTVHAPGHAAGLCCFETKRGDEAFVGDVILPVYTPNVGGADVRVERPLQKYVETVDRLADRDYERVWPGHRDPIEEPTDRALTILEHHRERAESILEYLADHGPADAWTVSAHLFGDLEGIHIVHGPGEAFAHLDHLRHEDRVAYENGEYRLPEGPVGLEDIV from the coding sequence ATGGACCGGATTTCGCTCGGCAACGAGGAGTTCGAGGGCCGGAACAACGCCTACGTCCTCGCCGACGACGGCGCGGACGAACTCGCACTCGTCGATACCGGTCTCGCTACTGATTCCGTTCGTCGAGACCTCCGCGACGGCCTCGCCGAGCGCGGCTACGACTTTGCCGACGTCGACGACATCGTCCTCACACACTTCCACGTCGACCACGCCGGACTGGCCGGCGAGATTCAGGCCGAAAGCGACGCGACGGTCTATGTCCACGAAGCCGACGCGCCGCTGGTCGCCCAAGAACCGGACGCGATCGCGGCCGTCGAGGACCGCCGCCGTGAACGCCTCGAGGAGTGGGGCGTTCCCGAGGACGCACGAGACGAACTCCTCGCCTTTCTCGAGTCGGCAGAGATCGACGGCCAGCCGGCCGACCCGACGCCGATCGAGGACGGGGACCGGCTCGAGATCGGGGGTCGGACCCTCGGGACGGTTCACGCACCGGGACATGCGGCGGGATTGTGCTGTTTCGAAACCAAACGGGGCGACGAAGCGTTCGTCGGTGACGTCATCCTGCCGGTGTATACGCCGAACGTCGGCGGTGCGGACGTCCGGGTCGAACGGCCCCTCCAGAAGTATGTCGAGACCGTGGATCGACTCGCCGATCGCGACTACGAGCGGGTCTGGCCCGGCCACCGCGACCCAATCGAGGAGCCGACCGATCGCGCACTGACGATCCTCGAGCACCACCGCGAGCGGGCCGAATCGATCCTCGAATATCTGGCGGATCACGGACCAGCCGACGCCTGGACGGTCAGTGCCCATTTGTTCGGTGACCTCGAGGGGATTCACATCGTCCACGGCCCCGGCGAGGCGTTCGCCCATCTCGATCACCTTCGCCACGAGGACCGTGTGGCGTACGAAAACGGCGAATACCGATTACCGGAGGGGCCAGTCGGGCTCGAGGACATCGTCTGA
- a CDS encoding transporter: MRRSSPTLITSHPSIQRWLSEDSNHPRCVAARALLQTSLPTTRGDRITAANRRLETPATPADSLFQVPMTPRSIDTVERSDPVRLICLATLVSTHGLVRLAERYLPEFLSALGYGPIVVGSLVSLGLGLTVAVSEYSSGSIDSDATSGLETAAVAVLSALLAAVGLLAWAGAPTIDSLLGTPLSALGWLTVGIVLLQVWHVRGPTRELWPTDSRATPPPSNAADDDPDRSNRRAVVPDRRTHIVLGALGVVAAAVFATTAVASVDTVHAGFALVAATGAAVAVVGAVARGTLGDRSLLLGDRSESEGRADGAATDDDPSLEVVRRAVSRLPDRRRWAVIGDALVRVAIAGIAPFLVLLVVEYRSIVLSIGGLSLAPAAVFGLFVLAEGVGAIAGAVSFPALAARVDRRALLAVGLAVVSLLPIALVAAPASAGVVAVLFGLLGCRTAIEPLRPTVGTSAQAAPIPGPRLPDEIRTAVRIAVVPAPLVGGLLYAINPLVAFTFASTVGLLGVRELGRAFSFGRDR, encoded by the coding sequence TTGCGCCGGTCAAGCCCGACTCTCATCACGTCCCATCCGTCCATCCAGCGGTGGCTGTCCGAAGACAGCAATCACCCGCGATGCGTCGCCGCGCGGGCACTCCTGCAGACGTCGCTTCCCACGACTCGCGGCGACCGCATTACAGCCGCCAACCGACGACTCGAGACGCCCGCAACTCCAGCCGATTCCCTGTTCCAAGTACCCATGACCCCACGATCGATAGATACCGTCGAACGGAGCGATCCAGTCCGACTCATCTGCCTCGCCACGCTCGTGTCGACACACGGGCTGGTTCGGCTGGCCGAACGCTACCTCCCCGAGTTCCTGTCCGCGCTCGGCTACGGGCCAATCGTCGTCGGCTCTCTGGTGAGTCTCGGCCTCGGACTGACCGTCGCCGTCTCCGAATACTCGAGCGGCTCGATCGATAGCGACGCGACGTCAGGCCTCGAAACGGCGGCGGTCGCGGTGCTGTCAGCACTGCTCGCCGCGGTCGGCCTGCTCGCCTGGGCGGGCGCGCCCACGATCGATTCGCTGCTGGGGACCCCCCTGTCGGCGCTCGGCTGGCTCACGGTCGGTATCGTGCTCCTTCAGGTGTGGCACGTTCGCGGTCCTACTCGGGAGCTGTGGCCCACCGATAGCCGCGCGACGCCACCACCCTCGAACGCCGCCGACGATGACCCCGATCGATCGAACCGGCGAGCGGTCGTTCCCGACCGGCGGACGCACATCGTCCTCGGAGCGCTCGGCGTCGTCGCTGCAGCGGTGTTCGCCACGACGGCCGTCGCGAGCGTCGACACCGTCCATGCGGGCTTCGCGCTCGTCGCTGCCACCGGTGCCGCGGTCGCGGTCGTTGGCGCGGTCGCGCGCGGAACCCTCGGCGATCGATCGCTGCTCCTCGGTGACCGATCGGAGAGCGAGGGGCGAGCGGACGGCGCAGCGACGGACGACGATCCGTCGCTCGAGGTCGTCCGGCGCGCCGTCTCGCGGTTACCAGACCGCCGTCGATGGGCTGTCATCGGCGACGCGCTCGTTCGGGTTGCAATCGCCGGAATTGCGCCGTTTCTGGTCCTGCTGGTCGTCGAGTACCGATCGATCGTCCTCTCAATCGGCGGACTCTCGCTCGCGCCAGCCGCCGTCTTCGGGCTGTTCGTCCTCGCGGAGGGCGTTGGCGCAATCGCCGGCGCGGTTTCGTTCCCGGCGCTCGCCGCACGCGTCGACCGTCGAGCACTCCTCGCTGTTGGCCTCGCGGTCGTCTCGCTGCTCCCGATAGCGCTCGTGGCGGCACCGGCCAGCGCCGGCGTCGTCGCCGTTCTGTTCGGGTTGCTCGGCTGTCGCACCGCGATCGAGCCGCTCCGACCGACCGTCGGCACGAGCGCTCAAGCGGCACCGATCCCCGGCCCGCGGCTCCCTGACGAAATCCGGACGGCGGTTCGAATTGCCGTCGTCCCCGCGCCGCTGGTCGGTGGGCTGCTGTACGCGATCAATCCCCTCGTAGCGTTCACCTTTGCGTCGACGGTCGGCCTGCTCGGCGTCCGTGAACTGGGTCGCGCGTTCTCGTTCGGACGGGACCGATGA
- a CDS encoding TIGR00341 family protein, producing MRLLTVLTASQSNTDEVTAIIERHDLEYSLTDHTDGECRTITVPAPAHAVEPLEDDLATVTGDVTVVVEEPMAIVGSDWDDSPLDRRREWLSFERISRSELRSKAQSQLPSFVIFAAMTAISGVVATTGVLLDSLAVLVGAMVIAPLLGPAMASSAATVLDERRLFVRGVKLQLVGIGVAMTSSLAFAAFARTSAVITAAVDLQASLGLGSHGLPPSLLVTVAVCSGIAAGLGMATTGITDLIGVMIAAAIMPPIGVVGVGVAWTEPTAVLGSLVVVAVNVIAINVGAIATLWTVGFHPSDRSRIRTTRGAILRRVVLLTALLLVAIRLLEVVSDGL from the coding sequence ATGCGACTCCTGACGGTTCTCACCGCCTCGCAGTCGAACACCGACGAGGTCACGGCCATCATCGAGCGCCACGATCTCGAGTACAGTCTCACCGACCACACGGACGGCGAATGCAGGACGATCACCGTCCCTGCTCCCGCACACGCGGTCGAACCGCTGGAGGACGATCTGGCAACGGTCACTGGCGACGTCACTGTTGTCGTCGAGGAACCGATGGCGATCGTCGGGAGCGACTGGGACGACTCACCGCTCGACCGGCGACGCGAGTGGCTCTCGTTCGAACGCATCTCGCGGAGCGAGCTGCGATCGAAGGCCCAGTCGCAGTTGCCATCATTCGTCATCTTCGCTGCGATGACGGCGATCAGTGGCGTCGTCGCCACGACCGGCGTCCTGCTGGATTCGCTGGCGGTCCTGGTCGGCGCGATGGTGATCGCACCCCTCCTGGGGCCGGCGATGGCCTCGAGCGCCGCAACTGTCCTCGACGAGCGCCGGCTGTTCGTCCGCGGGGTCAAGCTCCAGCTCGTCGGGATCGGCGTCGCCATGACGAGCTCCCTCGCCTTCGCGGCGTTCGCGCGGACATCAGCGGTTATCACGGCCGCGGTCGACCTCCAGGCGAGCCTCGGACTCGGCAGCCACGGCCTGCCGCCGTCGCTGCTCGTGACCGTCGCGGTCTGCTCGGGCATCGCCGCGGGACTCGGGATGGCGACCACCGGCATCACGGATCTCATCGGCGTGATGATCGCGGCCGCGATCATGCCCCCAATCGGCGTCGTCGGTGTCGGCGTCGCCTGGACCGAACCCACGGCAGTCCTCGGCTCGCTCGTCGTCGTCGCGGTCAACGTCATCGCGATCAACGTCGGCGCGATCGCGACCCTGTGGACCGTGGGCTTTCACCCTTCGGACCGCTCGCGCATCCGAACGACCAGAGGTGCCATCCTCCGGCGAGTCGTCCTGCTGACGGCGCTGCTACTGGTCGCGATTCGACTCCTCGAGGTCGTCTCCGACGGCCTCTGA
- a CDS encoding branched-chain amino acid ABC transporter permease yields the protein MLGDIATLVLQGTMISAVYALIAIGFTMIFGVGGTLNLAHGALIMSGAYVFGVLAQSTHPVVAFLLTIGVVALFSWGLYQILVRWVEENVVITFLSTVIVAVAVTKVILIQFGGSPLGMTLVSGAVNLEPYGINARPRNVQFLGFVISWVAIGLLWYYITKTDDGRSILAASMSERGAQLTGVDLQSVRSKTWLIAGALAGVAGIILGSTSGATPNMWLNPLALAFMIVVIGGIGSIKGSVVAAYVIGFLEQFTVTFVGHGFRGILSLVVLVIFLLFMPQGLYGREFAHD from the coding sequence ATGCTCGGAGACATCGCTACGCTGGTGTTACAAGGGACGATGATCAGCGCCGTCTACGCGCTGATCGCCATCGGCTTCACCATGATCTTCGGCGTCGGCGGGACCCTGAACCTCGCTCACGGCGCGCTGATCATGTCCGGAGCCTACGTCTTTGGCGTCCTCGCACAGAGTACCCACCCCGTCGTCGCGTTCCTGCTCACCATCGGCGTAGTCGCCCTCTTTTCGTGGGGGCTGTATCAGATACTTGTTCGCTGGGTTGAGGAAAACGTCGTCATCACGTTTCTGTCGACTGTCATCGTCGCGGTCGCGGTGACGAAAGTTATCCTCATTCAGTTTGGTGGTTCGCCGCTGGGCATGACGCTCGTCAGCGGTGCCGTGAACCTTGAGCCCTACGGGATCAACGCACGGCCGCGTAACGTTCAGTTCCTCGGGTTCGTTATCTCGTGGGTCGCGATCGGGCTGTTGTGGTACTACATCACGAAGACTGACGACGGACGGTCGATCCTCGCGGCCTCGATGAGCGAACGCGGGGCGCAGTTGACCGGCGTTGACCTGCAGTCGGTTCGGTCGAAGACATGGCTCATCGCCGGAGCGCTCGCCGGAGTCGCCGGTATAATCCTCGGCTCGACGAGCGGTGCCACCCCGAACATGTGGCTTAACCCGCTCGCGCTGGCGTTCATGATCGTCGTCATCGGCGGTATCGGATCGATCAAGGGGTCCGTGGTCGCAGCGTACGTGATCGGATTCCTCGAACAGTTCACGGTTACGTTCGTCGGGCACGGGTTCAGAGGGATCCTCTCGCTCGTCGTGCTCGTGATATTCCTGCTGTTCATGCCGCAGGGTCTCTACGGGAGGGAGTTCGCCCATGATTAG
- a CDS encoding cbb3-type cytochrome c oxidase subunit I — protein sequence MTRSSTPRRALEEASGSLAGLSSVDHRRIARWHLVFALVMGLWGGLDALFLRTALVTPGLDRWTAETYNAFFTTHGLTMLFLFVLPAIWGFAYAAVPPLIKAEGTAFPMLGVWAFWLQVPAALAIRAGTIGGILGLAGLEPVASGWTLYPPLSVLSLNPAVDALLVGLLLVAVGTAVTAGNLAVTVLQCRGIRWLDVDTFTWTVLTASAMAVVAFPVLAVTVALLLADRSLGTAFVVGGGGPLGWQHLFWFFAHPLVYVLVLPPMGIVSHVLPRFAGRRLFGRRSSVYSTLAIGVVSFTVWGHHLFVTGMSPSVRTVFMLSTLAVALPSSAKLCTWLVTLWGGSIRYTAPMLATLAAVGFFVVGGVTGVFLAAVPINIRYTGTYYVVAHFHLLLAGFVGLALVAGAYYWFPLLTGRRLEPGLARLHGWLTVVGVAVTFGALLLVGLAQLPRRVATYPAAYAPLHQLATVGAYVIAAGQLVFLLALGRSLWVGEPAPDDPWDLEGAPSHTREWR from the coding sequence ATGACGCGATCGTCCACGCCCAGACGCGCACTCGAGGAGGCGAGCGGCTCGCTTGCGGGCCTCTCGAGCGTCGATCATCGGCGGATCGCCCGCTGGCACCTCGTGTTCGCGCTGGTGATGGGGTTGTGGGGTGGGCTCGACGCCCTGTTCCTCCGAACGGCACTCGTCACGCCGGGACTAGACCGCTGGACGGCTGAGACCTACAACGCGTTCTTCACGACCCATGGGCTGACGATGCTGTTCCTGTTCGTACTGCCGGCGATCTGGGGGTTCGCGTACGCCGCCGTCCCGCCGCTGATCAAGGCCGAGGGGACCGCGTTTCCGATGCTCGGTGTCTGGGCGTTCTGGCTGCAGGTACCGGCGGCGCTGGCGATTCGAGCGGGTACCATCGGCGGCATTCTCGGATTGGCGGGGCTCGAGCCGGTCGCGAGCGGATGGACGCTGTACCCGCCGCTAAGCGTTCTGTCACTTAATCCCGCGGTCGACGCGCTGCTCGTCGGCCTCCTGCTCGTCGCGGTCGGGACCGCGGTGACGGCGGGGAACCTCGCCGTCACGGTCCTGCAGTGTCGCGGGATCCGGTGGCTCGACGTCGATACGTTCACCTGGACGGTACTGACGGCCAGCGCGATGGCAGTGGTCGCGTTCCCGGTGCTAGCCGTGACAGTCGCGCTGTTACTCGCCGACCGGTCGCTCGGAACCGCGTTCGTCGTCGGCGGTGGCGGGCCGCTGGGCTGGCAACACCTGTTCTGGTTTTTCGCCCATCCGCTGGTGTACGTGCTGGTACTGCCGCCGATGGGAATCGTCAGCCACGTTCTGCCACGCTTCGCCGGGCGGCGGCTGTTCGGCCGTCGATCGTCGGTGTACTCGACGCTCGCGATCGGCGTCGTCTCGTTCACCGTCTGGGGTCACCACCTGTTCGTGACAGGGATGAGCCCATCCGTTCGGACGGTCTTCATGCTCTCCACGCTGGCGGTGGCCCTGCCGAGTTCGGCGAAACTCTGTACCTGGCTCGTGACGCTGTGGGGCGGCTCAATTCGATACACTGCCCCCATGCTCGCGACCCTCGCCGCCGTCGGCTTCTTCGTCGTCGGCGGCGTCACCGGTGTCTTCCTCGCCGCCGTGCCGATCAACATCCGCTACACCGGGACCTACTACGTCGTCGCCCACTTCCACCTGCTGCTCGCCGGCTTCGTCGGGCTCGCGCTCGTCGCCGGCGCGTACTACTGGTTCCCGCTCCTGACCGGTCGCCGGCTCGAGCCGGGGCTCGCCCGCTTACACGGCTGGCTCACGGTCGTCGGCGTCGCCGTGACCTTCGGTGCGCTCCTGCTCGTCGGGCTCGCACAGCTCCCCCGGCGCGTCGCGACCTATCCAGCGGCGTACGCGCCCCTCCACCAACTCGCGACCGTCGGCGCGTACGTCATCGCCGCCGGCCAACTTGTCTTCCTCTTGGCCCTCGGCCGGTCGCTGTGGGTCGGCGAACCGGCCCCCGACGATCCGTGGGACCTCGAGGGTGCCCCTTCTCACACGCGCGAATGGCGGTAG
- a CDS encoding ABC transporter substrate-binding protein has protein sequence MGRRTFLGAAGVGAATTALAGCLSSGGGNDGLTIGHLAPMSNPLGIGSKRTVDMAVEELNEDGGFNGEEAEVITKDTRTDPSEAQSVTEELIQQEDVDLLIGTFNSETTQSILDLTAEFDVPLMITGSAAPSLITDSVGSDYEKHKNVFRIGPINSDFQAESIADYCSYLNDRHGWDQVAFLRDQAEWTEPFGDQIPDLLSERDLEIVYQDALSIEGTDFGPVMSDVNESNADFVLRFFAHIDGGDMLTRWHEGQYDFGIEGVHVSGMLPSYNALYEGAATYETTSQSGAAGVAPITDHTQPFVEDYASRYQDAEDAPTQAPMYMGFNTYDAVHIFKEVVDSLETTNTRDNLDDFVGEMLDVEFTGVAGQVSFYGEDSDYPHDVREDRGEDGTIMNYPMTQWVGPEEVECVYPDQHRTADHQMPPWMQ, from the coding sequence GTGGGACGACGAACGTTCTTGGGGGCTGCGGGTGTCGGTGCAGCTACGACGGCACTCGCCGGCTGTCTCAGTAGCGGCGGCGGTAACGACGGACTCACGATCGGGCACCTCGCGCCGATGAGCAACCCGCTCGGAATCGGATCCAAACGGACAGTCGACATGGCCGTCGAGGAACTCAACGAAGACGGCGGTTTCAACGGCGAGGAAGCCGAAGTCATCACGAAGGACACGCGAACGGACCCGAGTGAGGCACAGAGCGTGACGGAGGAACTCATCCAACAGGAAGACGTCGACCTCCTCATCGGGACGTTCAACTCCGAGACGACGCAGTCGATTCTGGATCTCACTGCCGAGTTCGATGTTCCGTTGATGATCACCGGATCCGCCGCTCCGAGTCTGATCACGGACTCCGTCGGCTCCGACTACGAGAAGCACAAGAATGTGTTCCGTATCGGCCCGATCAACTCCGATTTCCAGGCCGAGTCGATCGCCGATTACTGTAGCTACCTCAACGATCGACACGGCTGGGACCAGGTCGCGTTCCTCCGCGATCAGGCCGAGTGGACGGAACCGTTCGGCGATCAGATCCCAGATCTGCTCTCGGAGCGGGACCTGGAGATCGTCTATCAGGATGCCCTCTCGATCGAGGGAACCGACTTCGGTCCGGTGATGAGCGACGTCAACGAGTCGAACGCGGACTTCGTCCTGCGGTTCTTCGCACACATCGACGGCGGCGATATGCTCACGCGGTGGCACGAGGGCCAGTATGACTTCGGTATCGAGGGCGTGCACGTTTCCGGAATGCTCCCGTCGTACAACGCGCTCTACGAAGGCGCGGCGACCTACGAGACGACATCGCAGTCCGGCGCTGCCGGCGTCGCACCCATTACGGACCACACACAGCCCTTCGTCGAGGACTACGCCAGCCGGTATCAGGACGCGGAAGATGCACCGACTCAGGCACCGATGTACATGGGGTTCAACACGTACGACGCCGTCCACATTTTCAAGGAGGTCGTCGACTCGCTGGAGACGACGAACACGCGGGACAATCTCGACGACTTCGTCGGCGAGATGCTCGACGTCGAATTCACCGGTGTCGCCGGCCAGGTCAGCTTCTACGGCGAGGACTCCGACTACCCTCACGACGTCCGAGAGGACCGCGGAGAGGACGGAACGATCATGAACTACCCCATGACACAGTGGGTCGGGCCGGAGGAGGTCGAGTGCGTCTACCCCGACCAGCACCGGACTGCAGACCACCAGATGCCGCCGTGGATGCAGTAA
- the gatB gene encoding Asp-tRNA(Asn)/Glu-tRNA(Gln) amidotransferase subunit GatB, giving the protein MTAQTAQQGDLVTVIGLEVHVQLETDTKIFCGCSTEPTDEPNENVCPVCLGLPGALPVLNEAAVEAAVKIGKAIDANIPEETRFHRKNYYYPDLPKNFQITQYDEPICQDGELEVAVEGQRRSVAIERAHLEEDPGSLQHVGGGGGIDSAEYTLVDYNRAGTPLMEIVTAPDFRSPSEVRAFLAELEEVLEYLSVFDAERDGSLRIDANLSIIPEEDIDGDDTDEIGMDALEAANRTEVKNISSHKGAEKALAYEETRQKNAIQRGRAVEQETRHWDESRGITVSMRSKEEEKDYRYFEEADLPPLRVSHWKDEISIPELPSARRERFQAEYGLSEEAASKLTSTKQVADFYEDVAGEFDPDLAATWVADNLLGELNYRDIEITGIESRLEEVKRLVELVADDEITAKNARETVLRSMLDDGRTPDEVVKEEGLGKTDEDEVQQAVVEAIDENPDAVDDYESGDDGAINFLVGQVMQKTGGSADPGDVNQLLRSELES; this is encoded by the coding sequence ATGACTGCCCAGACCGCCCAGCAGGGCGACCTCGTGACCGTCATCGGGCTCGAGGTCCACGTCCAGCTGGAGACCGACACGAAGATCTTCTGTGGCTGTTCGACCGAGCCGACCGACGAACCGAACGAGAACGTCTGCCCCGTCTGTCTCGGGCTGCCGGGGGCGTTGCCCGTGCTCAACGAGGCCGCCGTCGAGGCTGCCGTCAAAATCGGTAAGGCGATCGACGCCAACATCCCCGAAGAGACGCGGTTCCACCGGAAAAACTACTACTACCCCGATCTGCCCAAGAACTTCCAGATCACCCAGTACGACGAGCCGATCTGTCAGGACGGCGAACTTGAGGTCGCCGTCGAGGGCCAGCGCCGTTCCGTCGCGATCGAGCGCGCCCATCTCGAGGAAGACCCGGGTAGTCTCCAGCACGTCGGCGGCGGTGGCGGTATCGATTCGGCGGAGTACACCCTCGTCGACTACAACCGCGCGGGCACGCCCCTGATGGAAATCGTCACGGCACCCGACTTCCGCAGTCCGAGCGAGGTTCGGGCCTTCCTCGCCGAACTCGAGGAAGTCCTCGAGTACTTGAGCGTCTTCGACGCCGAGCGCGACGGCAGCCTACGCATCGACGCCAACCTCTCGATCATCCCCGAGGAAGATATCGACGGTGACGATACCGACGAAATCGGGATGGACGCACTCGAGGCCGCGAATCGGACCGAGGTCAAGAACATCTCGAGTCACAAGGGCGCGGAGAAGGCCCTGGCCTACGAGGAGACCCGCCAGAAGAACGCCATCCAACGCGGGCGCGCGGTCGAACAGGAAACCCGCCACTGGGACGAGTCCCGCGGAATCACGGTCTCGATGCGTTCGAAAGAGGAGGAGAAGGACTACCGATACTTCGAGGAGGCCGACTTACCGCCGCTTCGCGTCTCGCATTGGAAAGACGAGATTTCGATTCCGGAACTCCCCTCCGCCCGCCGCGAGCGGTTCCAGGCCGAATACGGCCTGAGCGAGGAAGCCGCCTCGAAGCTCACCTCGACCAAGCAGGTCGCGGACTTCTACGAGGACGTCGCAGGCGAGTTCGACCCCGACCTCGCCGCCACGTGGGTCGCGGACAACCTGCTGGGCGAACTCAACTATCGTGACATCGAAATCACCGGGATCGAGAGCCGACTCGAGGAGGTCAAACGACTCGTCGAACTCGTCGCCGACGACGAGATCACGGCGAAAAACGCCCGCGAGACCGTCCTGCGGTCGATGCTCGACGATGGCCGGACGCCAGACGAGGTCGTCAAAGAGGAGGGGCTGGGGAAGACCGACGAAGACGAAGTCCAGCAGGCCGTTGTCGAAGCGATCGACGAGAACCCCGACGCCGTCGACGACTACGAGAGCGGCGACGACGGCGCAATCAACTTCCTCGTGGGTCAGGTCATGCAGAAGACCGGCGGCAGCGCGGATCCCGGCGACGTGAACCAGCTTCTTCGGAGCGAACTCGAGAGCTAA
- a CDS encoding permease: MLSAFHPMTDASSLALQGRPLASLALTVIEHGQGRPVSIGGQLASTGIVVPNDGGLDLAARLVGLFGAFLLAIVEGTIIAFEMAWETWWALVLGFTLSGAIQEFLSEDQITGYLGDDSWRAVAYGSFFGASSSSCSFSAVSMTRSLFTKGASAAASLGAFQFASTDLVLELALVVLLLLGWQFAVAEIVGGLVAIIVLAIVYRRFVPEAWIERAREHARALEETECATCGMRADPADEDTIVREVDGERRYFCCEGCRGAYDPATDREAVTAGPELLSGDRWQAAAANTIREWDMLWRDILLGFLIAGLLAALVPNAWWTAVFGVGAEGSVVWLVSNVILGAVVGVVTFLCSVGNVPFGVVLWQNGVSFGGVLAFIFADLLILPLVQAYRRYYGARMAAVIFVAFFLAAVTAGLAVQLLFGGLGLIPPVSAAGGTVPGTYTALLNAVTVPILAVQVYVALEPDQRARLGNRLAPHVAGVLYHAHKALERIAYALEDRGLK; encoded by the coding sequence ATGCTCTCAGCGTTCCACCCCATGACCGACGCGTCCAGCCTCGCGCTACAGGGACGACCGCTCGCCTCGCTGGCCCTGACGGTGATCGAGCACGGACAGGGCCGTCCGGTCTCGATCGGAGGGCAGCTAGCTAGCACCGGGATCGTCGTCCCGAACGACGGCGGACTCGATCTCGCAGCCCGGCTCGTCGGACTGTTCGGTGCGTTCTTGCTGGCCATCGTCGAGGGCACGATCATCGCGTTCGAGATGGCCTGGGAGACGTGGTGGGCGCTCGTGCTCGGCTTCACGCTCTCCGGCGCGATCCAAGAGTTCCTCTCCGAGGACCAGATCACTGGCTACCTCGGCGACGACAGCTGGCGAGCCGTCGCCTACGGCTCGTTCTTCGGCGCGTCGTCCTCGAGCTGCTCGTTCTCGGCAGTCTCGATGACCCGGTCGCTGTTCACGAAGGGTGCCTCGGCCGCGGCCAGCCTGGGTGCGTTCCAGTTCGCGAGTACGGATCTCGTGCTGGAACTCGCCTTGGTCGTTCTGCTCCTGCTGGGCTGGCAGTTCGCCGTCGCCGAGATCGTCGGCGGCCTCGTGGCGATCATCGTCCTCGCGATCGTCTACCGTCGGTTCGTCCCCGAGGCGTGGATCGAACGCGCACGAGAGCACGCCCGGGCGCTCGAGGAGACCGAGTGTGCCACCTGTGGCATGCGTGCGGATCCGGCCGACGAGGACACGATCGTACGGGAGGTCGATGGCGAACGGCGGTACTTCTGCTGTGAGGGCTGTCGGGGCGCGTACGATCCGGCGACTGACCGAGAGGCAGTCACCGCCGGTCCCGAACTTCTCTCGGGCGACCGCTGGCAGGCGGCGGCCGCGAATACGATCCGCGAGTGGGACATGCTCTGGCGGGACATCCTGCTGGGCTTTCTCATCGCCGGCCTGCTGGCCGCGCTGGTGCCGAACGCTTGGTGGACAGCCGTCTTCGGCGTCGGTGCCGAGGGCAGCGTCGTTTGGCTCGTCTCGAACGTCATCCTGGGTGCTGTCGTCGGCGTCGTCACCTTCCTCTGTTCGGTCGGGAACGTCCCCTTCGGGGTCGTCCTCTGGCAGAACGGCGTCTCCTTTGGCGGCGTCCTCGCGTTCATCTTCGCGGACCTGCTGATCCTCCCGCTGGTTCAGGCCTATCGCCGCTACTACGGGGCCCGGATGGCTGCCGTGATCTTCGTTGCGTTCTTCCTCGCAGCAGTGACTGCCGGTCTCGCCGTCCAACTGCTGTTCGGCGGGCTCGGGCTCATCCCGCCCGTGAGCGCAGCCGGCGGCACCGTCCCCGGGACGTACACGGCCCTCCTCAACGCCGTCACCGTCCCGATCCTCGCGGTGCAGGTCTACGTTGCCCTCGAGCCGGACCAGCGTGCCCGACTCGGTAACCGGCTCGCACCCCACGTCGCCGGCGTCCTCTATCACGCCCACAAGGCCCTCGAGCGGATCGCCTACGCGCTCGAGGACCGCGGGCTGAAGTGA